The proteins below come from a single Mangifera indica cultivar Alphonso chromosome 16, CATAS_Mindica_2.1, whole genome shotgun sequence genomic window:
- the LOC123198820 gene encoding ribulose bisphosphate carboxylase/oxygenase activase, chloroplastic-like, which translates to MENGHHTQSSGSEKHETIHDCAQSGDIEGFQKLIQDDPSFLNAKNAIKLETPLHLSASKNRTEIVNFLLEWKGDDKVELEAKNMYGETPLHVAAENGCNEAAKLLLAHGAPVEAKTKYGVTPLMLSVCYAIRTEDCSIVETLLENNADCDATDDEDMTPIDHVSKIKESGKLLDLMLSHQVKQRNKKLLEACKKQKERMDALEKELSNIVGLDELKTQLRKWAKGILLNERRKAIGLKIGTAGRLPHMAFLGNPGTGKTMVARILGRLLHSVGILQTDKVKEVQRTDLVGEYIGHTGPKTRDKIEEAEGGILFVDEAYRLIPEERSGRDFGLEALEEIMSCMDSGKVLVIFAGYNEAMQRVISSNEGFSRRVTNIFNFKDLSCEELANVLHIKMKNLPRDSLLHGFKLHSSCTVDAIADLIKRATIKTQRMKMNGGLVDIMLNNAKGNLDLRLSDDCSDRDELLTITLEDFEAAMESVPECLA; encoded by the exons ATGGAGAATGGTCATCATACACAATCATCAGGATCTGAAAAACATGAAACCATTCATGATTGTGCTCAGTCTGGGGATATAGAGGGGTTTCAGAAGCTAATTCAAGATGACCCATCTTTTCTCAACGCAAAAAATGCaatt AAGTTGGAGACACCCCTTCATCTTTCTGCTAGTAAAAACAGGACAGAAATAGTGAATTTTCTGCTTGAATGGAAAGGAGATGATAAAGTTGAGTTGGAAGCAAAAAATATG TATGGAGAAACTCCGTTGCACGTAGCGGCAGAGAACGGGTGTAATGAAGCTGCAAAATTACTTCTCGCTCATGGTGCTCCTGTTGAAGCAAAAACTAAG TATGGAGTGACACCATTAATGCTTTCTGTTTGTTACGCAATTCGAACTGAAGACTGCTCAATTGTCGAGACATTGCTCGAGAATAATGCTGATTGTGATGCTACAGatgat GAGGACATGACTCCTATAGATCATGtttcaaaaatcaaagaaaGTGGGAAGTTGCTTGATTTAATGCTCTCGCATCAAGTAAAACAACGAAACAAAAAGTTACTTGAAGCCTGCAAGAAGCAAAAAGAAAGGATGGATGCCCTCGAAAAAGAGCTATCAAATATTGTGGGTCTGGATGAACTCAAGACGCAGCTTCGGAAATGGGCAAAGGGCATTCTTTTGAATGAAAGGCGTAAGGCCATTGGACTGAAAATTGGTACTGCTGGAAGACTTCCTCACATGGCATTTCTAGGAAATCCTGGAACAG GTAAGACAATGGTGGCTCGAATCCTTGGAAGACTACTCCATAGTGTGGGAATTTTGCAAACTGACAAAGTAAAAGAAGTTCAACGGACAGATTTAGTTGGTGAATATATTGGTCACACTGGACCAAAGACTAGGGATAAA ATCGAAGAAGCGGAGGGAGGTATACTTTTTGTGGATGAAGCATATCGACTAATACCGGAAGAGAGAAGTGGTCGTGACTTTGGGTTAGAAGCCTTAGAAGAAATCATGTCTTGTATGGACAGTGGAAAAGTGTTAGTCATATTTGCTGGCTATAATGAAGCAATGCAACGTGTAATATCTTCTAATGAAGGTTTCAGCAGAAGGGTTACgaacattttcaattttaaagatCTGAGCTGTGAAGAATTGGCTAATGTTCTCCATATCAAGATGAAAAATCTGCCGAGGGATAGCTTGTTACATGGGTTTAAATTGCACTCTTCTTGTACTGTAGATGCCATTGCAGATTTAATAAAGAGAGCGACAATAAAAACGCAGCGTATGAAAATGAATGGAGGTTTAGTggatataatgttaaataatgcTAAGGGGAATCTGGATCTTAGGCTCAGTGATGATTGTTCAGATAGAGATGAACTGCTTACCATCACATTAGAGGATTTTGAAGCAGCAATGGAGTCTGTACCCGAATGTTTGGCATGA